In the genome of Vicia villosa cultivar HV-30 ecotype Madison, WI unplaced genomic scaffold, Vvil1.0 ctg.002073F_1_1, whole genome shotgun sequence, one region contains:
- the LOC131637694 gene encoding arginase 1, mitochondrial isoform X2 yields the protein MSTIVRRGIHCMQRLNSASVSAALLENGQNRVIDASLTLIRERAKLKAKLVRALGGAVATSSLLGVPLGHNSSFLQGPAFAPPRIREAIWCGSTNSTTEEGKDLKDARVLTDVGDVPIQEIRDCGVDDKRLMSVIGESVKLVMEEAPLRPLVLGGDHSISFPVIRAVSEKLGGPVDVLHIDAHPDNYDAYEGNIYSHASSFARVMEGDYVRRLLQVGIRSISAEGRAQAKKFGVEQYEMRTFSRDRPFLENLKLGEGVKGVYISIDVDCLDPAFAPGVSHIEPGGLSFRDVLNILHNLQGDVVGGDVVEFNPQRDTVDGMTAMVAAKLVRELAAKIAK from the exons ATGTCGACGATAGTGCGCAGAGGTATCCATTGCATGCAGAGACTGAATTCAGCGAGTGTATCCGCTGCTTTGCTAGAGAATGGACAAAATCGTGTAATCGATGCTTCACTTACCCTTATTAGAGAAAGAGCAAAGCTTAAGGCAA AACTTGTGCGTGCTTTGGGAGGTGCTGTTGCAACTTCATCGCTTCTTGGAGTTCCTTTGGGACACAATTCATCATTCCTTCAAGGGCCTGCATTTGCGCCACCTCGTATTAGGGAGGCCATTTGGTGTGGTAGCACAAACTCAACAACCGAAGAAG GTAAGGATTTAAAAGACGCACGAGTGCTAACTGATGTCGGTGATGTCCCTATTCAAGAAATTCGAGATTGTGGTGTAGATGATAAAAGATTGATGAGTGTCATTGGCGAATCTGTCAAGTTAGTGATGGAAGAG GCTCCACTAAGACCCTTAGTTTTAGGTGGTGATCACTCAATATCATTTCCGGTTATTCGAGCTGTCTCTGAGAAGCTTGGAGGACCGGTAGATGTTCTTCATATTGATGCGCATCCTGACAACTACGATGCATATGAAGGAAATATTTATTCGCACGCTTCTTCCTTTGCTCGCGTCATGGAGGGTGACTATGTTCGGCGACTCTTGCAG GTTGGTATTCGATCAATATCAGCTGAAGGACGTGCACAAGCGAAAAAATTTGGGGTCGAACAATATGAAATGCGAACATTTTCTAGAGATCGCCCCTTCCTAGAGAACCTG AAACTAGGGGAAGGTGTGAAAGGGGTGTATATCTCGATAGACGTCGATTGTCTCGATCCTGCATTTGCTCCAGGAGTGTCTCACATTGAACCTGGAGGTCTTTCTTTCCGTGATGTTCTTAACATCCTACACAATCTTCAAGGCGATGTTGTTGGTGGAGACGTCGTTGAATTCAACCCACAACGCGATACCGTTGATGGAATGACTGCTATGGTAGCTGCTAAGTTGGTTAGAGAACTCGCTGCAAAGATTGCAAAATGA
- the LOC131637694 gene encoding arginase 1, mitochondrial isoform X1, whose translation MSTIVRRGIHCMQRLNSASVSAALLENGQNRVIDASLTLIRERAKLKGELVRALGGAVATSSLLGVPLGHNSSFLQGPAFAPPRIREAIWCGSTNSTTEEGKDLKDARVLTDVGDVPIQEIRDCGVDDKRLMSVIGESVKLVMEEAPLRPLVLGGDHSISFPVIRAVSEKLGGPVDVLHIDAHPDNYDAYEGNIYSHASSFARVMEGDYVRRLLQVGIRSISAEGRAQAKKFGVEQYEMRTFSRDRPFLENLKLGEGVKGVYISIDVDCLDPAFAPGVSHIEPGGLSFRDVLNILHNLQGDVVGGDVVEFNPQRDTVDGMTAMVAAKLVRELAAKIAK comes from the exons ATGTCGACGATAGTGCGCAGAGGTATCCATTGCATGCAGAGACTGAATTCAGCGAGTGTATCCGCTGCTTTGCTAGAGAATGGACAAAATCGTGTAATCGATGCTTCACTTACCCTTATTAGAGAAAGAGCAAAGCTTAAG GGAGAACTTGTGCGTGCTTTGGGAGGTGCTGTTGCAACTTCATCGCTTCTTGGAGTTCCTTTGGGACACAATTCATCATTCCTTCAAGGGCCTGCATTTGCGCCACCTCGTATTAGGGAGGCCATTTGGTGTGGTAGCACAAACTCAACAACCGAAGAAG GTAAGGATTTAAAAGACGCACGAGTGCTAACTGATGTCGGTGATGTCCCTATTCAAGAAATTCGAGATTGTGGTGTAGATGATAAAAGATTGATGAGTGTCATTGGCGAATCTGTCAAGTTAGTGATGGAAGAG GCTCCACTAAGACCCTTAGTTTTAGGTGGTGATCACTCAATATCATTTCCGGTTATTCGAGCTGTCTCTGAGAAGCTTGGAGGACCGGTAGATGTTCTTCATATTGATGCGCATCCTGACAACTACGATGCATATGAAGGAAATATTTATTCGCACGCTTCTTCCTTTGCTCGCGTCATGGAGGGTGACTATGTTCGGCGACTCTTGCAG GTTGGTATTCGATCAATATCAGCTGAAGGACGTGCACAAGCGAAAAAATTTGGGGTCGAACAATATGAAATGCGAACATTTTCTAGAGATCGCCCCTTCCTAGAGAACCTG AAACTAGGGGAAGGTGTGAAAGGGGTGTATATCTCGATAGACGTCGATTGTCTCGATCCTGCATTTGCTCCAGGAGTGTCTCACATTGAACCTGGAGGTCTTTCTTTCCGTGATGTTCTTAACATCCTACACAATCTTCAAGGCGATGTTGTTGGTGGAGACGTCGTTGAATTCAACCCACAACGCGATACCGTTGATGGAATGACTGCTATGGTAGCTGCTAAGTTGGTTAGAGAACTCGCTGCAAAGATTGCAAAATGA
- the LOC131637696 gene encoding protein NRT1/ PTR FAMILY 7.2-like: protein MASKVFEIDGHEEENTNLCTKDGSVDCYGKPAIKSKTGGWRSASWLLVNQFLVTLAFTGVEVNLVLFAKLVLRQSNAESANTFSTWMGTTYFFSLIGAFLSDSYLGRYLTCIIFQIVLNIGLVLLSLLTHYLLLKPQGCGKIGFLCEPHSSLHVAILYISIYLVALGNGAADPALATFGSDQFDEQEPREEKSKSLFFSYFYVALNLGSLAAETVLAYIETSGNWVLGFWICVGCGGFSFLVFMAGTLRYRHMKTTRNPILRFAQVFVSSAKKIKLQVPANGEGLYDVREGDDRKMYHTKGLRFFDRAAIISTTEEHKLLEKNKNPNPWSLCTVTQVEEVKCILRLLPVWLCTIFSSVVFIQMLSLFVEQGSTMNRKFSKFEIPPASMTAFDIISTSLFIMLFDILIIPLYVKIVKREPNLPSELQRIGIGLSITILALIVAGLVEKKRLEFASTDGKETSSLSIFWQIPQYVLVGVAEAFVYVAQMNFFTSQAPDGLKSLGMGLSMSTSAVGSYVADTILSVVMKITSTHGRHGWVSPNLNEGHLDWFFFLSAVLTGINLVFYVACATRYKVVEMEKRDEAKKEEEVAI from the exons ATGGCTAGTAAG GTGTTTGAAATTGATGGCCATGAAGAGGAGAATACCAATCTTTGCACAAAAGATGGATCAGTTGATTGTTATGGAAAACCAGCTATAAAATCTAAGACAGGTGGATGGAGAAGTGCCTCATGGTTGTTAG TGAATCAGTTTCTAGTTACATTGGCTTTCACTGGAGTTGAAGTAAATTTGGTTCTCTTTGCAAAGTTAGTATTGAGACAAAGTAATGCAGAGTCAGCAAACACTTTCAGCACATGGATGGGAACTACCTATTTCTTCTCTCTAATTGGAGCTTTTCTTAGTGACTCATACTTGGGAAGATACCTCACTTGCATCATATTTCAAATTGTCCTCAACATT GGATTGGTGCTACTATCCTTATTAACTCATTACTTGTTACTTAAGCCTCAAGGTTGTGGGAAAATAGGTTTTTTATGTGAACCTCATTCATCACTTCATGTTGCAATACTTTACATATCAATATATCTAGTAGCACTAGGAAATGGAGCTGCTGATCCTGCATTAGCAACATTTGGTTCTGATCAATTCGACGAACAAGAACCTAGAGAAGAAAAATCGAAGTCCTTATTTTTTAGCTACTTTTACGTGGCGTTGAATCTTGGATCATTAGCAGCTGAGACAGTTTTGGCTTACATAGAGACTTCAGGAAATTGGGTGCTTGGATTTTGGATATGTGTTGGTTGCGGCGGTTTTTCGTTTCTGGTTTTTATGGCTGGAACTCTTAGATACCGGCATATGAAGACGACTCGAAATCCTATCTTGAGGTTTGCGCAAGTGTTTGTGTCCTCTGCGAAGAAAATAAAACTTCAAGTGCCCGCTAATGGAGAAGGACTATATGATGTTCGAGAAGGGGATGATAGGAAAATGTATCACACTAAAGGTCTTAG GTTTTTCGATAGAGCTGCGATTATTTCTACCACAGAAGAGCACAAGTTGCTAGAGAAAAACAAAAATCCAAATCCATGGAGTCTTTGCACCGTGACACAAGTCGAAGAAGTGAAATGCATTTTGAGACTATTACCTGTATGGCTTTGCACGATCTTCTCGTCCGTCGTCTTCATACAAATGCTTTCTCTATTCGTCGAGCAAGGTTCAACGATGAACAGAAAGTTCTCCAAGTTTGAAATCCCTCCTGCTAGCATGACAGCATTCGATATCATAAgcacatcattattcatcatgttATTCGACATTCTCATTATTCCATTATACGTGAAAATCGTCAAAAGAGAGCCAAACCTTCCTAGTGAGCTACAAAGAATCGGCATTGGACTATCCATTACAATACTAGCCTTGATTGTCGCCGGTTTGGTAGAGAAGAAAAGACTCGAGTTCGCTAGCACTGACGGTAAAGAGACGAGTTCTTTGAGCATCTTTTGGCAAATACCGCAATATGTACTTGTAGGAGTAGCTGAAGCATTTGTTTATGTAGCTCAGATGAATTTTTTCACATCACAAGCACCAGATGGATTGAAAAGCTTAGGAATGGGATTGTCCATGTCTACGTCAGCAGTTGGTAGTTATGTCGCAGATACTATTCTTTCTGTCGTAATGAAAATCACTTCGACTCACGGACGACATGGTTGGGTTTCGCCGAATCTAAATGAAGGTCATTTAGATTGGTTTTTCTTCTTGTCTGCGGTTTTAACCGGTATCAATTTGGTATTTTATGTTGCGTGTGCAACAAGATATAAGGTAGTAGAAATGGAGAAAAGAGACGAGGCAAAGAAAGAGGAAGAAGTTGCGATTTGA